The nucleotide sequence TTTTATATGGGTCTCCGCTGCGGTATCGTCGGCCTGCCGAACGTCGGCAAATCCACGCTTTTCAACGCTCTTTCCAACGCCAAGGCCGAATCGGCCAACTATCCGTTCTGCACCATCGAGCCGAACGTGGGCGTGATTACCGTGCCCGATGAGCGGCTGCAGATTCTGGAAAAGCTGGTGAACCCCAAGCGCGTGCTGCCCACCATAATTGAGTTCGTGGACATTGCCGGCCTCGTGAAGGGCGCCAGCAAGGGCGAAGGCTTGGGCAACAAGTTCCTGGCCAACATCCGCGAGGTAGACGCCATCATTCACGTTATCCGCTGCTTCGACGACCCCAACATCGTGCACGTAGCCGGCGGCGTCGACCCCGTGTTCGACAAGGACGTGATTGACACCGAGCTGCAGATCAAGGATCTGGAGAGCATCGATAAGAAGCTGGCCAAGTCGGAGCGCTCGGCCAAAAACGGCGACGCCGTGGCCAAGAAGGAAGTGGCCGCGCTGCAGCGCTTCAAGGAGGCTCTCGAAGCCGGCCAGAACGCCCGCGCCCTCACCGTGTCGCCCGAGGAGCTGGAAGCAGTTGCCGATCTGCAGCTGCTCACCATCAAGCCCGTGATTTACGTGGCCAACGTGGACGAGGCCAGCGCCACCACCGGCAACGCCCACACCGCTGCCCTGCAGGCCCACGTGGCCCAGGAAGGCGCCGAAGTGGTGCTGGTATCGGCCGCCATCGAGTCGCAGATTGCCGAGATGGAAGACCCCGAGGAAAAGGAGATGTTCCTGGCCGAGTACGGCCTCACCGAATCGGGTTTGAACCGCCTGATCCGCGCCTCCTACACCTTGCTCAACCTGATTACCTACTTCACGGCCGGCGTGCAGGAAGTACGCGCCTGGACCGTGCACCGCGGCGACAAAGCCCCCGCCGCCGCCGGCGTCATCCACTCCGACTTCGAGAAGGGCTTCATCCGGGCCGAGGTTATCAAGCTGGCTGACTACCAGGAATACAAGACCGAGGTAAAAATCAAGGAAGCCGGCAAAATGGCCGTGGAAGGCAAGGAGTACGTGGTGCAGGACGGTGACATCATGCACTTCCGCTTCAACGTTTAATCACTGATGTTGCAGATGGTTGGATGCCGCAGATGCGGACGACGGTAGCGCGAAGCCTTTGCTTCGCGTATTGTTGCTCGGTTTCATCCAGCATCTGCTTCCTGCCCTTCCTAACCTCATTAT is from Hymenobacter yonginensis and encodes:
- the ychF gene encoding redox-regulated ATPase YchF, with the translated sequence MGLRCGIVGLPNVGKSTLFNALSNAKAESANYPFCTIEPNVGVITVPDERLQILEKLVNPKRVLPTIIEFVDIAGLVKGASKGEGLGNKFLANIREVDAIIHVIRCFDDPNIVHVAGGVDPVFDKDVIDTELQIKDLESIDKKLAKSERSAKNGDAVAKKEVAALQRFKEALEAGQNARALTVSPEELEAVADLQLLTIKPVIYVANVDEASATTGNAHTAALQAHVAQEGAEVVLVSAAIESQIAEMEDPEEKEMFLAEYGLTESGLNRLIRASYTLLNLITYFTAGVQEVRAWTVHRGDKAPAAAGVIHSDFEKGFIRAEVIKLADYQEYKTEVKIKEAGKMAVEGKEYVVQDGDIMHFRFNV